From one Nematostella vectensis chromosome 7, jaNemVect1.1, whole genome shotgun sequence genomic stretch:
- the LOC5520783 gene encoding 5-hydroxytryptamine receptor 1A-beta has protein sequence MGATKTYLALNSTNRTTDFTLPSHGVEDCVRVGFSVVIMIIILTGNLLVIAAYRENRRLQTGTYILLISLAFCDFLVGSVSVPLWIYISLQEWTVNEGVDLFFVSFDYVTALSSALHLTVIALERWVAISRPFYHQTLTRFYYILALLYIWIMAFVVSGCYFIGWAIKRAEFYVVALFCVGFLIPFLVILLVNISIFGVAKRLIRELPTTTMSHDQKTKLQKERKTAITLGIITALFFFELLPTYIIALVGEFCQPCFVKLGWQNITRVFNFAKWLQYSNSAVNPFVYAFRDVEMRRAFKQLARRLMCRRPRTIGQSRNMSVNTSVGRSAEQNLE, from the coding sequence ATGGGAGCCACCAAGACCTACTTAGCACTAAACTCAACAAATCGTACGACTGATTTTACTCTGCCAAGCCACGGAGTTGAAGACTGCGTGCGAGTTGGTTTCTCGGTTGTTATCATGATTATCATCCTCACGGGTAATTTACTGGTCATTGCCGCGTACCGCGAGAACCGTCGCTTACAGACTGGCACATACATTCTGCTCATTAGCTTAGCCTTTTGTGATTTTCTTGTTGGGAGCGTTTCTGTGCCGTTATGGATCTACATATCTCTTCAAGAATGGACGGTCAATGAGGGAGTTGACTTGTTCTTTGTTAGTTTCGACTACGTCACTGCGCTCTCCTCAGCGCTGCATTTAACAGTGATCGCCTTAGAGCGTTGGGTCGCCATTTCCCGACCGTTCTATCACCAGACTCTCACGCGTTTTTACTACATCCTCGCGCTTCTGTATATCTGGATCATGGCGTTTGTTGTCAGTGGCTGTTACTTCATAGGGTGGGCAATCAAACGTGCAGAGTTCTACGTCGTTGCGCTGTTTTGCGTCGGTTTTCTTATCCCTTTTCTGGTGATTCTCTTAGTGAACATATCAATTTTCGGCGTCGCAAAGAGACTCATCCGCGAGCTTCCCACAACTACCATGTCACACGACCAGAAAACTAAACTCCAGAAAGAGCGTAAGACGGCGATCACTCTTGGGATTATCACCGCGCTATTCTTCTTCGAGCTCCTCCCGACCTATATCATCGCATTAGTGGGTGAGTTCTGTCAGCCCTGTTTCGTCAAGCTTGGCTGGCAAAACATCACACGCGTGTTTAATTTCGCCAAGTGGTTGCAGTATAGCAACAGTGCGGTGAACCCGTTCGTGTACGCATTCAGAGATGTTGAGATGAGGAGGGCGTTCAAGCAGCTTGCGCGACGACTGATGTGCCGACGACCAAGGACCATAGGACAGTCAAGAAATATGTCAGTCAACACATCTGTGGGGCGTAGTGCTGAACAGAACTTAGAGTAG